A section of the Metabacillus endolithicus genome encodes:
- a CDS encoding PulJ/GspJ family protein, with protein MKNFVKAFNNEKGVSLLEVIATILISSIILVVVYNVFIMGVKVYEKVGVEMQLRDEADHIVASILKELYETPIDSVKPCDGIENCITIRHDKKLKANEQFPSVIDETKLDAAEEIDITLEDNEVRLTARVGTSDPTTTNLLNEKYELLLGNEMDEKERSRIAIIDCIDEDNNDTTCEKGLIEIYLHLQDKDFTEDDLISADPIKLESKFGF; from the coding sequence ATGAAAAACTTCGTTAAGGCTTTTAATAATGAAAAAGGTGTGTCCCTACTAGAAGTAATTGCCACAATCTTGATCTCATCAATTATTTTGGTTGTTGTATATAACGTATTTATTATGGGAGTTAAAGTTTACGAAAAAGTAGGAGTCGAAATGCAGCTGCGAGACGAAGCAGATCATATTGTTGCTTCTATTCTTAAAGAATTGTATGAAACACCGATTGATTCGGTTAAACCTTGTGATGGAATTGAAAATTGTATAACCATTCGTCATGATAAAAAATTAAAAGCAAATGAACAATTTCCTTCAGTTATTGATGAAACAAAACTAGATGCTGCGGAAGAAATTGATATTACCTTAGAAGACAACGAAGTAAGATTAACTGCACGTGTTGGGACATCCGATCCAACTACAACCAACCTTCTTAATGAAAAATATGAACTCCTTCTTGGGAATGAAATGGATGAAAAAGAACGATCACGAATAGCTATTATTGATTGTATTGATGAAGATAACAATGATACAACATGTGAAAAAGGACTTATTGAAATTTATCTTCATCTTCAGGACAAAGATTTTACAGAAGATGACCTCATCTCTGCCGATCCAATTAAGCTTGAAAGTAAATTTGGTTTTTAA